A genomic window from Quercus lobata isolate SW786 chromosome 10, ValleyOak3.0 Primary Assembly, whole genome shotgun sequence includes:
- the LOC115964235 gene encoding uncharacterized protein LOC115964235, which translates to MSIKQREDKTLRAYITRFNKEALSIDEADDKILVAAFTSGLRKGKFLFSLYKNDPKTMMDVLYRATKCMNAEDALLAREVKPKKRERQEDARQDRGRKVARTGD; encoded by the coding sequence ATGAGCATCAAGCAGCGAGAAGACAAGACGCTGCGGGCCTACATAACTCGTTTCAACAAAGAAGCCCTTTCAATTGACGAAGCTGATGATAAGATACTCGTAGCTGCATTTACTAGCGGGCTACGaaagggtaagtttttgttttctttatacaagAATGACCCGAAGACCATGATGGACGTGCTCTACAGAGCTACCAAATgcatgaatgcagaagatgcattGCTAGCCCGCGAGGTAAAGCCTAAGAAGAGGGAGAGGCAGGAGGACGCGCGACAAGATAGGGGGCGAAAAGTTGCTAGAACCGGGGATTAA